The following proteins come from a genomic window of Nocardiopsis sp. YSL2:
- a CDS encoding sugar phosphate isomerase/epimerase, with translation MSPIQVPDAPVVLSSASVYPEKTPAAFEIAAKLGYDGVEVLVSSDPASQDIDLLRRLSDYHGVPVTAVHSPCLVLTQRVWGREPWGKLVRSKEMAEALGAKTVVVHPAFRWQREYARGFEVGVARMQEETDVAFAVENMYPVRVRDREVVPYAPSWNPLDRDYPDVTLDLSHTAMSGSDAMDMAKRLGDRLSHVHVADGFGGQNLDEHLIPGRGRQPVAELLEHLARVGYEGQLVLEVSTRKAPDRQARLRELAEALAFTRLHFARPTGSEHAPHDRRERIGLLRRPSAARPHLFEVDRGGTVDDTGPVNGGEGTHGGEDAGRGD, from the coding sequence GTGAGCCCTATCCAGGTCCCAGACGCACCCGTCGTCCTGTCGTCGGCGTCGGTCTACCCGGAGAAGACCCCGGCCGCCTTCGAGATCGCGGCGAAGCTGGGGTACGACGGCGTGGAGGTGCTCGTCTCCTCCGACCCCGCCAGCCAGGACATCGATCTGCTGCGCCGCCTGTCGGACTACCACGGTGTACCGGTCACGGCCGTCCACTCGCCCTGCCTCGTCCTCACCCAGCGGGTCTGGGGGCGTGAGCCCTGGGGCAAGCTCGTGCGGTCCAAGGAGATGGCCGAGGCCCTCGGCGCGAAGACGGTCGTGGTCCACCCCGCCTTCCGCTGGCAGCGCGAGTACGCGCGCGGGTTCGAGGTGGGCGTCGCGCGCATGCAGGAGGAGACCGACGTCGCCTTCGCGGTGGAGAACATGTATCCGGTGCGGGTGCGCGACCGAGAAGTGGTGCCCTACGCGCCGAGCTGGAACCCCCTCGACCGCGACTACCCCGACGTCACCCTGGACCTCTCCCACACCGCGATGTCCGGTTCCGACGCCATGGACATGGCCAAGCGGCTGGGCGACCGGCTGTCCCACGTCCATGTGGCGGACGGCTTCGGCGGCCAGAACCTCGACGAGCACCTCATCCCCGGGCGCGGTCGGCAGCCGGTCGCCGAACTGCTGGAGCACCTGGCCAGGGTGGGCTACGAGGGACAGTTGGTGCTGGAGGTGAGCACTCGCAAGGCTCCGGACCGCCAGGCCCGTCTCCGGGAGCTGGCCGAGGCGCTGGCCTTCACCCGGCTGCACTTCGCCCGGCCCACCGGGTCGGAGCACGCTCCCCACGACCGCCGGGAGCGGATCGGCCTGCTGCGCCGCCCGTCGGCCGCGCGCCCCCACCTGTTCGAGGTGGACCGCGGAGGCACGGTGGACGACACCGGCCCCGTGAACGGGGGAGAGGGGACGCACGGCGGGGAGGACGCGGGCCGCGGCGACTGA
- the proC gene encoding pyrroline-5-carboxylate reductase gives MIAIIGAGKMGEALLAGMLAKGHAPEDVLVTEPRVEHARELRRSHGVEVVPAQDAAKRADTLLLALKPQDMLALLDEIGPHVAADRLVISVAAGLTTAVMESHLPAGVPVVRAMPNTPALMGQGMTAVAGGAHAGAAHLDRAEQLLGTVGEVIRVGEQHMDTVTAISGSGPAYFYFIAETMIEAGVAMGMPRATAQKLVGQTITGAAAMLSESGEHPVVLREAVTSPGGTTAAALRELERHGVRTAFTDAIDAARDRSQELSGS, from the coding sequence ATGATCGCGATCATCGGTGCCGGGAAGATGGGCGAGGCCCTGCTCGCCGGAATGCTGGCCAAGGGCCACGCGCCGGAGGACGTTCTCGTCACGGAGCCGCGGGTGGAGCACGCCCGGGAACTGCGCCGGAGCCACGGGGTCGAGGTGGTGCCGGCCCAGGACGCCGCCAAGCGCGCCGACACCCTGCTCCTGGCCCTCAAGCCGCAGGACATGCTCGCCCTCCTCGACGAGATCGGTCCGCACGTGGCCGCCGACCGCCTGGTGATCTCGGTGGCGGCGGGACTCACCACAGCGGTGATGGAGAGCCATCTTCCCGCCGGTGTGCCGGTCGTCCGGGCCATGCCCAACACCCCGGCCCTCATGGGCCAGGGGATGACCGCGGTGGCGGGCGGCGCCCACGCCGGCGCCGCGCACCTGGACCGCGCCGAGCAGCTGCTCGGGACGGTCGGCGAGGTCATCCGGGTCGGCGAACAGCACATGGACACGGTGACGGCGATCTCCGGGAGCGGACCCGCCTACTTCTACTTCATCGCCGAGACGATGATCGAGGCCGGCGTCGCCATGGGCATGCCGCGCGCCACCGCGCAGAAGCTCGTCGGGCAGACCATCACGGGTGCCGCCGCGATGCTCTCCGAGTCCGGTGAGCACCCCGTCGTGCTGCGCGAGGCCGTGACCTCGCCTGGCGGGACCACGGCGGCCGCGCTGCGCGAACTGGAGCGGCACGGCGTGCGTACCGCGTTCACCGACGCGATCGACGCCGCGCGCGACCGCAGCCAGGAACTCTCGGGGAGCTGA